A window of Melopsittacus undulatus isolate bMelUnd1 chromosome 10, bMelUnd1.mat.Z, whole genome shotgun sequence genomic DNA:
GCACAGACAGTATCCTGCAATCAGCACCACAATGATTGACAATTAGAAGCAGTCTACAGCTGCAGAAGAATCCAACACATCTTtaacaaacagcaaacaagtTCAATAAAGGAAAATGCCACAAGAGTACCAGCTCTAGTACTTAATTTTTACTAGATACATAATTGTTTAAAACTAATGTATATTTAATAAAGTTATCTAAGCAGTTCAGAAAGGCCTCAACCTATCATGACCAGGTAGTCTAATCAGCACTTACAAACTTCCAGATACAGTGGACAACAGTGTATCATAGTCTTGCTTTGAAGCTTACCCAGGCTCAGCTTTAAGTCTTCTTTTTCAAAGCACTACTGTATTATCTATCTACATCTTGGATCTACTTAAAACAGACAAATCTATTATTATACAGGTTAGattaacttttatttaaaaatacgtAACTATGAAATCTGAACTCAATAGAAGCTTCAGAATATGGATTAAGCATCATAATTCAGAGGTGGCATGTCAATGATCTCATCCAGGGTATCAAGGAAGTCAGCAGTTGATTGTAGCAagtctgaaagaagaaaaaaaatcagtttctcatGAAACCCAGAATTTATACTCCCAAATATAGGCTAGCTCCCAGTGGATTAACATAAGGCCCTTAAATTAAGGGAAATAGTCTGATTGCATAAGACAATTCCACATAACTAATTAGTTCACAACTTGAATAATCTGTGGCTGTGCATGAGGTCATGCTGGACCACCTCAGAGCTTTCAGTCATGCATAATCCACAACAGAGCAGGTAGACCCTTACAAGAAGCAGTGCAAATGCAGCATTGACCCAAGCTGAGCTGGCTCTGGTGCCCAGTAACTCCACACCACACGTCTACAACACTCGGCAACATCACTGAGACCACTACCTGTACTAGTTAAATTCAGCTTGACTATACACCAAAAGCTGACAGCAGTGTGCTATTCTGGTAGCTAGGAGAGCAGTGGCAGCTCACTACTGCAGCAGATTCCTTCCTAAACCACAATGAGCACTGCATGTACTGAAAGTCATACTAAGTTTCCACTTACTAGACTCCCATGAAACCTCTTCAATCTTCACAGGTGAAGGAACCATGTTAACACATCTTTCATATGTCCTTTCAAATACCATGAGGGGAACACCATGCAGGTTGATATTGCTTAGTTTGTGCTCTTCAGGAAGGTCAAAACTCTCAAAGTCTATTTGAGAAAGACACACTGTAGTTTAATAACAGTGCACAGCCTGAGAAGCCACAAATTCTCCTAGATAAAATTAAGTGAGAGCAGGTCCAAAACAGCACAATCCAACAATCCCCGCTCtactcagtatttttttttcaaagttataTCTTAGTTGTCTATAAAAATCCCATGCACCACATAACTGTTAATGTAAAGCAGGAACTTTTAGTAATTTCTTCCCAATCACTATACCAAATCAACTTCATCaagcacagcatatgtttcatTAACAAAGTAGTCTTTAGTAGCTTAGTTTTTGCATACACTTCCAGATGAACTGGATGGCTTAAGGACACTTTGGATGATTAATAGGCTATCTGCAGTGGGCTGTGCAAAGAACAGCTTTAGGAGTTGAAGATGAAACTATTCTATCCTACAGCAGTAGGAATCTTTTCAGCTACAAGTTACTGTTTCAGCATACAATTAAGATTAGTCTACTTTTCAGTCCTGCTTAAAGTATTCCTTTAAATACTTGTCTACCAGTTGCTATTTTACAAATTAAGAGACTATAACATGGTTATTTGGAAGTAGTTTCCTGCCATCACAGTAAAGGACTGACTACTGCATCTGTGGAGCATAGGTATTGCCGTTAAAAATGCTTAAGTGAGAATGAGATGGCATTTCAGAAGTAGCAAGCACCCTTATACTTAAGAAAGGACTCCAGAGAAATGCAATGCTAACTTATTTGCCACAATAGTTTAGagaaagtcttaaaaaaatagcaacacTCATGAAATCCTGATTGTTCATTTTGATAATTACACCAATAGTTCTTACCTCGAGGATCAAAAGGAaacatattttctatttctggcCACTGTTCTTCAGCCACTGCATCACAGCTTTCTAAACCTGCAGTGTTCTTAGTGATATTAAAAAGAGGAAGTTACATTATTTGAGCTACTGCAGTTTCCATTCGTAATGGCTTTCCTGTGCTATAACAGGTCTACAGACAAGAATACCCACTGCAGTCAACAGTTATGCCTAAATAACTTCAACACAAATAACCTGGAGACTGACAAATGCTTCAGTTGAGTTTATGTAGTACAACATTACAGCAGCAATAAATCACTGCACTAGAATATTTACACTCATGATACCAAGTTCCTGATACTTGACATGTGAAGAAGActttaattcagtattttctctAGAACCATTACTTTGCCATTTGGTACTTCCTATGCTCCTGTATTccttgtgctggttttggctaggatagtgttatttttcttctactaGCTCATATGATGCTGTGCTCTGGATTCACAGTGAAAACAGTGATGATaatacagagatgttttagtttttgctgagcagtgcttacacagactcaaggctttttctgcttctcaccccacGCATGCATAGGCTGGGGGTGTGCAAGAAGTTGTGAGGgggcacagctgggacagctgacccaacagaccaaagggatattctgTACCATAGGACATCTTGCTAAACAATGAAAACTGATGGGGAAGTTCCCCTCTGTCCCACATAAGTGTGTTGTACTCACTTTGTTTGCAGCACAAGGCTGACTTTTCTGTCTTAACTTTTCTGACTTGCTTGTGACTTCTTGAGTTCTAT
This region includes:
- the PTTG1 gene encoding securin, which encodes MATLIFIDQENDEVGTTKNRLRLPSGSSKILSERAQVKTPLPKKTVSTSPGAPRSVRKALGNVNRTQEVTSKSEKLRQKSQPCAANKNTAGLESCDAVAEEQWPEIENMFPFDPRDFESFDLPEEHKLSNINLHGVPLMVFERTYERCVNMVPSPVKIEEVSWESNLLQSTADFLDTLDEIIDMPPLNYDA